The following is a genomic window from Romeriopsis navalis LEGE 11480.
CGAACTGTCGGAGTTGCGGAAGGAGGCCCAAAGTGATGCTCCGGTGTTTGTCAGTCGAAAGGGCAAAGGTCATCTGAATCGATCGCAAGTCCACCGCATCATTAAAGCGATCTGCAAGCTGGCAGGAATATCTGATGTCTCCGCCCATTGGTTCCGTCACTCCCATGCAACCCATGCCGTTGATCGGGGTGTTGCATTGCCACTGGTTCAGGTGACTTTAGGCCATGCGGGTATTGCCACAACTCAAAGATACTTACACGCCAATCCCAAGGACTCTAGCGGGTTACACTTATCTGTATAGACGTTCATTGACCGTCAGGCAACTCACTACTTCGATTTCCACATTTGAGTAATCAATGACTGAATCTGTGGATGCTGCTTTAGCAGCAAGCTAACATGGTGCAAAGCGCCAAAACCATTGTTGGCAATAACTGTGAAAGTTGCCATGAATGAAAGTAGTGCCGCCGCTTTTTTCCATTTACGCTTTTGCTCTAGACGATCAAGATATTCTTTTCTACTTCTGGCGATGTGTTTAGACATTTTTTTGGGGAGGGATGTTACTGCTGTCATCGCTTTTAAATTAGAGGTCTTTCCAGAAAATCCGTTATCGAAAGGCAATCATTGAGTTTCAATTATCGAAGTGCGATAACTTTCCTTTGACATTTTTGATAGTGTGTGGAAATCAAATCTCATTGTGAGACCTGATAATTTCTGAGATGCAGCACACATCAAATGAAGCAAAATCCACTGGATATTACGCCAAGAGAAGAGATAGTCCTACTAGCTTTACGACGTAAAAGTAGTTATGGAGCAGAATTAACCTATGAATTACAGCAGGTTAGTGATTTCGAAATTGACTTTGGATGTGGGACGTTATACCCCATTTTGCATCGTCTTGAAAAGCAGAACCTCTTGCGCCGATGTTCGGTTAAAGATTTGAAGGGTACTCGCGGTGGTCGACCGAAGAAGTACTACGAGATTACGGAAGAAGGCAGAGCCATACTAGAGAGTATTCAGCAGTTTCGTATGCGCTTACAAGCATGGACTGATGATAATGGCTGGCAGCCGTCTTATTGATGTAGCTAGTAAGGTGACTCTTGAAGAGTTTTTGTATCAGATGTTTCTAAGAATTTTGGACGTAGTTCTTGGAGTTCTACTCAGGGAGGACTTCCAAGACGAGGCTATTGGTGATTTGTGGGAATTCTCACATGCGCTTCAAAGGACTCGAAAATATAAGCTCGAACGATATGTGCTGATTTTGAAGCGGGCTTGTTCTCTGATTTTTGCTTCATTCCAGATTTCGTTGGATTCTCTACAAGATAGACAGCTACCTACTATAAGGAAATTTGGGAAATTTTCTCTATTGCGTCGAAATTTAGATAGGTTGTGGTTGAAAATATCTAGATTTATTGGAAGAAGACGTACATTGCATCCAACTAATCAGCCTGTTGTTTTGCATTATCCTACCCCTAATGAATCGTGTCCTGTTAATACGGAAGACTATAAGCTGGAAATTCGAAGCCTGTGTGAGCTTGTGGGGAATATGTCTGTTGACTCTGATTCTAAGGAAATCGTTCAGCAGTGCTTAGAAGATTTGATTGAGTGCAAAGAGAGGCAATTCGAGCTGAAAATGCGGGATCAGCACGTTAAGAAAACAAGAAATGGTTTCGTCCTTGCTCTTTCAACAACAATTTTTTCTACCTTGGTCTTCTTGTTAGGACTGATTTCGATGTCAAAACATGATATTGAATTTTCGATGCGTGAAAAAATCATTCAAAGTACTGTTGCAATTTTCAGTGGGGCTGCTGCTCTGACTGCAATTGGGTGTACAGGTAAGGTCAGCCGAGATTTGCGGAATGTCAAAATGCAATTTGGGATGAGGGTAAAGTAATGGGCTAGTACCAGGCAAATTTGCAAGTTAGAAGACTGCTATACTCCGCTTCTACTGCAATCCGCTATCAGAACGCCAATATTGAAAGCCCTGGCACTTCGGTTCCGGGGCTATTTTTGTGAGCGCTGAATAAAGATAACCCCCAGACTATTGCGTAAAAAAATCTACCTATAGTTTAATTTTCTAGAGTTAGCTGATGATCTAAACAGGGTGCTCTGCCGAACACTTATCTCCCGAAAAATGGCAATGCTAAAAACTAAAATTTGTGCAGCGGTATCTCTTGTGGCTGCCAGTGCAGTTATTTCCCTGTCTGCGGCTCCAGGTCAAGCTGCAAGTATTACTGTAAACACTTCAGAAGGCATAACTTATAATCTCCAAACAGTCGAAGGAACTTACAATTCGCTTCTTGAACAGTTAACAGCTCAAGATTGGTTTGGAAATCAGTCTTTAGCAGCTGAACTCGCAGAGTTATCCGGAACTCAATTTAATCAGTTCTTTGCTCTAGGAAGTACGGGTGGCCCATTTTTTGCTTGGTGTGGGGGCTTGGGTGATGGAACCGGAACATGCCCGTTCGGTGCTGTTGCTACTCCACAACAAATTGGAGCTGCTCGTTTTCTTGACAACAATACTGTTGCACCTGGTTTTGGGTTGGGAAGTACTACAGATACCACTTACATCATTGGGACTGGAAGCGCGACTGCTGTCCCCACTCCAGCTCTCCTCCCCGGCCTCATTGGCATTGGCTTGGATATTGTCCGCAGGAAGCGCAAGCAGAAAGCTGTTGCATAGACAGTCAAGCTTTAGGGACCAGCGGGGGCTGAGTTTACTGTTGTGTATCACCCCGTAGCGGGTTAGAAGGACAATTGTACTATCTCAGCAGTTCGGTAGGTTTTGCGCGTGGCTACCGAACTAAGCCGCACCAAAGTATTCGGCGTTCTCATAGAAGTCGGACCAAAATCAACGCTAACGCGTTGTTCAAGCATTAGTCAGGGATTATCTGAAGTTTAAACGCTTTCGTAGAAGGCATTTCAGGTCTAACGTCGTTTCAGGTATAACTTCTATGAGAACGCCATTTTGAGGGATAGAATAAAATTTAGGCTCCTATCCTACTTGAGTTTTGCCGCAGCTCTATTCCTTATTATTACGGCTGATAGTGCACCATAGATGTGTCCTACAACATCTTGCACTGGAATAGCCGTATATCCGGATGCCAATTTTTGGAATCCTCGACTAACAAGTGTCTTGGTAGATTTCCTGGTGGAACTTCAGCGCTTCCGCCCAAGTGACTAAATTGATAGAGTAGTGAACTGTTGTCTTTTGAATCTTGCCATCCCAGCCGGAGGAAGAACTCTGTAATATAATTTTTCCCACTGATGAGGCCCTTATTATTTAGGCGATTGAAGATTTCGTAAAAGATGCTGTATTGCCTTACCATGCCACCTTGAACCGCACTCCAAGGCGCATCCAATTTTCTCAACTTGTCGCATGGAATTCGAGTAAATTCAAGATTTGACAACTTTCTGTCACCATTACGGTCCAGCATATCCAGCATGATTGACTCCCACTTATTGTTGGCATCCTGATACTGCTCATTTCTGATAAGCCGACTCATCTCAGAGACATCAGCTACAAATCGTGCTTTGTTAAGCACCCCAAAAAATATTGAGATGACAAGGCTAGCGAGAATACCTGCAATGACAATTGAAACCAGAAGTTCAGGTAGTGTATAACCCGATCGAAACCGATTGCTTCGGTTGTACTTGTAGCGATACATAAACTGTTCCCTATTTAATTTAGATAGTTACCTTATTTACACTTATCGACCAATAGGTTCGGCCGCCAATTTCTTGTGTTCCGTGCTTTGAGGTAAAACCTGCGTGGAAAAGCTCCTTTCGGTAGGGACTCAAGGCTAAGATTAGTGGGATATCTTGTATAATTCGCACCATCTTGTCCCAAGGCTCTCATATTGGCTTTGAACAGCTTCATGCCGCCACTCTTATATTGTGGGTCTTTTATGAGCTGAACAAATACTGAATGCTGTGCATAAGGTCCTAAATGATCTCCACTTTTCCTTCTCCAGGCTTCAGCGATTCGA
Proteins encoded in this region:
- a CDS encoding PTPA-CTERM sorting domain-containing protein, with product MAMLKTKICAAVSLVAASAVISLSAAPGQAASITVNTSEGITYNLQTVEGTYNSLLEQLTAQDWFGNQSLAAELAELSGTQFNQFFALGSTGGPFFAWCGGLGDGTGTCPFGAVATPQQIGAARFLDNNTVAPGFGLGSTTDTTYIIGTGSATAVPTPALLPGLIGIGLDIVRRKRKQKAVA
- a CDS encoding PadR family transcriptional regulator: MKQNPLDITPREEIVLLALRRKSSYGAELTYELQQVSDFEIDFGCGTLYPILHRLEKQNLLRRCSVKDLKGTRGGRPKKYYEITEEGRAILESIQQFRMRLQAWTDDNGWQPSY
- a CDS encoding tyrosine-type recombinase/integrase; this translates as MQQSPAGRVSEICRLTWGDCYQNSDGTATITLFGKGAKTRHVAVSTETWAELSELRKEAQSDAPVFVSRKGKGHLNRSQVHRIIKAICKLAGISDVSAHWFRHSHATHAVDRGVALPLVQVTLGHAGIATTQRYLHANPKDSSGLHLSV
- a CDS encoding GUN4 domain-containing protein, giving the protein MYRYKYNRSNRFRSGYTLPELLVSIVIAGILASLVISIFFGVLNKARFVADVSEMSRLIRNEQYQDANNKWESIMLDMLDRNGDRKLSNLEFTRIPCDKLRKLDAPWSAVQGGMVRQYSIFYEIFNRLNNKGLISGKNYITEFFLRLGWQDSKDNSSLLYQFSHLGGSAEVPPGNLPRHLLVEDSKNWHPDIRLFQCKML